From the Theobroma cacao cultivar B97-61/B2 chromosome 2, Criollo_cocoa_genome_V2, whole genome shotgun sequence genome, one window contains:
- the LOC18610307 gene encoding uncharacterized protein LOC18610307, whose translation MVQSLSLSTLTTSGTTAVYGSEVVGRRHYEIVGKAHVKSGIGRQSLWHGYVSSFYFKGNPNLLRKRNLRVKAGWPFKGGDQELGASSERSETANEDILIFFFQLDLATQVQRALNLEEYEIAQQLRNKLTEVEAEILKQKEAKRGLSSKSEAQDKAISIVRLRGDLQNAIETENYALAAKLRDDISKLEAESLAASAKALAYENAQYAFRLGQKVQHKIFGYRAVVCGMDPVCCESSSWMETAQVEKLSHGSNQPFYQVLVDVYADPNLLVAYVPEENLLAPEQPDLRRFDHPYISFLFYGMDAAGDFIPIKQLREKYNRPRHEIPLNPEGDEGGGITGNKG comes from the exons ATGGTGCAGAGCCTTTCATTAAGCACCTTAACAACCTCCGGAACCACGGCTGTTTATGGGTCAGAGGTGGTGGGGAGGCGACATTATGAGATAGTTGGGAAAGCCCATGTGAAATCTGGGATTGGTAGACAATCTCTCTGGCATGGGTATGTATCAAGTTTTTACTTTAAAGGCAACCCCAATTTgttaaggaaaagaaatttgCGGGTTAAAGCCGGTTGGCCATTTAAAGGAGGTGATCAGGAGTTGGGTGCAAGCTCAGAGCGTAGTGAGACTGCTAATGAGGAtatattgattttctttttccagcTGGACTTGGCTACGCAAGTGCAG CGTGCTTTGAATTTGGAAGAGTATGAAATTGCCCAGCAACTTAGAAACAAGCTTACTGAG GTTGAAGCAGAAATACTTAAGCAGAAAGAAGCTAAAAGAGGATTGTCCTCAAAGAGTGAAGCCCAAGATAAGGCTATAAGTATAGTGCGACTACG TGGAGACCTGCAGAATGCAATTGAGACTGAGAATTATGCTTTGGCAGCTAAATTACGGGATGACATTTCCAAACTTGAGGCAGAATCTTTGGCTGCATCTGCAAAAGCATTGGCATATGAAAATGCGCAATATGCATTTCGTTTGGGACAGAAAGTTCAGCATAAAATTTTTG GTTATCGAGCTGTAGTTTGTGGGATGGATCCAGTGTGCTGTGAATCAAGTTCATGGATGGAAACTGCACAGGTTGAAAAGTTGTCTCATGGTTCTAATCAGCCATTTTATCAG GTCTTGGTTGATGTATATGCAGACCCCAATCTACTAGTGGCATATG TTCCTGAGGAGAATCTTTTAGCCCCTGAACAACCAGACTTG AGAAGGTTTGATCATCCCTATATATCTTTTCTGTTCTACGGGATGGATGCAGCTGGAGATTTCATTCCCATCAAACAGCTTCGTGAGAAGTACAACCGCCCCCGACATGAAATTCCCCTCAATCCAGAAGGCGATGAAGGTGGAGGCATCACAGGAAATAAGGGCTGA
- the LOC18610308 gene encoding putative pentatricopeptide repeat-containing protein At1g69350, mitochondrial produces MTTLYMPLFRSCTKLRSLTQLHAYLLVAGLHRDPLPSTKLIESYAQMGSFRSSKLVFKNFPNPDSFMWGVLIKCSVWNNLFQEAIFLYQTMMKNNQAQISSFIFPSVLGACSGFGDLGTGGMVHGTIIKNGLDEDSVIQTSLLCMYGEMGCLSYAKKVFDEMPIRDLVSWSSIILSYVENGKASEGLEMFRLMVLEGIKPDWVTMLSVAEACGELGLLKLARLVHGYIVNRKIESDGSLANSLVTMYSKCGDLGSAQRIFLNVTNRSTTLSTAMISSYNRSGRFIDAIEAFVDMLDARVEPNAVTMMSVLGSYAGLGWLREGKLVHCYIIRKEMDPEYDILGPALIELYAECGKLNYSEKVLQSVAGRNIVSWNMLISIYSQKGLLTEALVLFVQMQTRGLMPDTFSLASSLSACAGGGLLQFGDQIHAHIITRGLSDKFVQNSLIDMYSKCGLTELAYMIFDKIKEKSVITWNSMICGFSQNGNSVEAISLFDQVYLNGLEMNDVTFLSVLQACSNLGYLEKGKWLHHKLLTYGVRTNLYIDTALTDMYAKCGDLRTAQRVFDSMSDKSVVSWSVMIAGYGAHGRVNASISLFNQMVESSVRPNQVTFMNILSACSHAGSMEDGKSYFNSMRDFGVEPNSEHYACMVDLLSRGGDLNEAYRIINSMPFPADASIWSALLNGCRIHHRIDMIKTIEKDLLDINTDDTGYYTLLSNVYGEEGNWKEFGKVRSAMKGIGLRKVPGYSTIELDKRVYRFSVGDTSLLQTEESLCFLENFQNLAQEYICNFENSNSMLDSVIISKDIYSQQEVSNCTWNNQIPVDNYTSHLIDL; encoded by the coding sequence ATGACCACCCTTTACATGCCCTTATTCAGATCATGTACCAAGCTTAGATCACTAACTCAACTCCATGCCTACCTTTTAGTCGCCGGGCTTCACCGTGACCCACTCCCTTCCACCAAGCTCATTGAATCTTATGCCCAAATGGGTTCCTTTCgatcttcaaaacttgttttcaaaaacttCCCAAACCCAGATTCTTTCATGTGGGGTGTTCTGATAAAATGCTCTGTTTGGAACAACTTATTTCAAGAAGCCATTTTTCTCTACCAAACCATGATGAAAAACAACCAAGCCCAGATCAGTAGTTTTATATTTCCTTCTGTTTTGGGGGCTTGTTCTGGTTTTGGTGATCTGGGCACTGGTGGAATGGTCCATGGGaccataataaaaaatgggcTTGATGAAGATTCTGTAATTCAGACTTCACTTCTTTGCATGTATGGTGAAATGGGGTGCTTAAGTTATGCTAAGAaagtgtttgatgaaatgccAATTAGAGACTTGGTTTCGTGGAGTTCGATTATTTTGAGCTATGTCGAGAACGGGAAGGCAAGTGAAGGATTGGAGATGTTTCGTTTAATGGTCTTGGAAGGTATTAAACCGGACTGGGTAACAATGCTTAGTGTAGCTGAGGCTTGTGGTGAGTTGGGACTTCTGAAATTAGCAAGGTTGGTGCATGGTTATATAGTAAACAGGAAGATTGAAAGTGACGGTTCATTGGCTAACTCTCTTGTTACAATGTATAGCAAATGTGGCGACCTGGGTAGTGCACAGAGGATCTTTCTAAATGTAACTAACAGGAGTACTACATTGTCGACAGCAATGATTTCCAGCTATAATAGAAGTGGTAGGTTTATAGACGCGATAGAAGCTTTTGTTGATATGTTAGACGCTCGTGTGGAACCCAATGCAGTAACCATGATGAGTGTTTTAGGTTCTTATGCAGGGTTAGGTTGGCTTAGAGAAGGGAAGTTGGTTCATTGTTACATTATCAGGAAAGAAATGGATCCTGAGTATGATATTTTAGGGCCAGCTCTCATTGAACTATATGCAGAATGTGGAAAGTTGAACTATAGTGAGAAGGTTCTTCAGAGTGTTGCAGGCAGAAATATTGTGTCATGGAATATGCTCATATCAATTTATAGTCAGAAAGGGCTGTTAACAGAGGCATTGGTACTGTTTGTGCAGATGCAGACCAGGGGATTGATGCCTGACACGTTTAGCCTTGCAAGTTCTCTCTCAGCTTGTGCAGGTGGAGGTTTACTGCAATTTGGAGATCAGATACATGCTCATATTATCACGAGAGGCCTCTCAGATAAGTTTGTCCAGAATTCGCTAATTGATATGTACTCAAAATGTGGTTTAACAGAATTAGCATATATGATATTTGATAAGATCAAAGAGAAAAGTGTCATAACATGGAACTCCATGATTTGCGGATTttctcaaaatggtaattcagtAGAGGCAATTAGCCTCTTTGATCAAGTGTACTTGAACGGTCTTGAGATGAATGATGTCACCTTCTTAAGTGTACTTCAAGCATGCTCCAATTTGGGATATCTTGAGAAGGGAAAATGGCTTCACCACAAGCTCCTTACATACGGTGTGAGGACAAATCTCTATATTGATACAGCTTTAACTGACATGTATGCTAAGTGTGGAGACCTTCGAACAGCCCAAAGAGTTTTTGATAGTATGTCAGATAAAAGTGTGGTGTCGTGGAGTGTCATGATTGCTGGATATGGAGCACATGGTAGGGTAAATGCTTCCATCTCACTCTTCAATCAAATGGTGGAATCAAGTGTAAGACCTAATCAGGTTACCTTCATGAACATTCTTTCAGCTTGTAGTCATGCAGGAtccatggaagatggaaaATCTTATTTTAACTCGATGAGGGATTTCGGTGTTGAGCCTAACTCAGAACACTACGCGTGTATGGTCGACCTTCTAAGTCGTGGTGGTGATCTGAATGAAGCATATAGAATCATCAATTCGATGCCATTTCCTGCAGATGCAAGCATTTGGAGTGCCCTACTTAATGGTTGTCGAATCCACCACAGGATAGACATGATCAAAACCATTGAAAAAGACCTTTTAGATATTAATACAGATGATACTGGATACTACACCTTGTTATCAAACGTATATGGTGAGGAAGGAAACTGGAAGGAATTTGGGAAAGTGAGATCAGCAATGAAAGGCATAGGTCTTAGGAAGGTTCCTGGCTATAGCACAATTGAGCTTGATAAGAGAGTTTATAGATTTAGTGTTGGAGATACTTCACTTCTGCAAACTGAGGAAAGTCTCtgttttttggaaaatttccaaaatttgGCTCAAGAATATATTTGTAATTTCGAAAACAGTAATTCAATGCTTGACAGTGTCATAATTTCCAAGGATATTTACTCACAACAAGAAGTTAGCAATTGTACTTGGAATAATCAAATACCAGTTGATAACTACACAAGTCATCTCATAGATCTTTGA
- the LOC18610309 gene encoding pentatricopeptide repeat-containing protein At2g03380, mitochondrial, producing MMKRLLTFFHRQGFVSLTRRKPCFQLRCLSYTTDHPLEYPSMDRTLASMHSISLNPCFALLGLCRNIDSLKKVHALFVINGIKGDLLCDTKLVSLYGLFGHVGYARLMFDQIPDPDFYSWKVMIRWYFLNDLCMEIIGFYARMRMSVRMCDNVVFSVVLKACSEMRDIDEGRKVHCQIVKVGNPDSFVQTGLVDMYAKCGEIECSRKVFSEIIDRNVVSWTSMIAGYVQNDCAEDALVLFNRMREAMVEGNEFTLGSLVTACGKLGALHQGKWVHGYVIKNGIELNSYSVTTLLDMYVKCGSIRDARSVFDELSSVDLVSWTAMIVGYSQSGFPDEALKLFIDKKWFGILPNAVTIASLLSACAQLSNLSFGRLVHALGIQLGLKDSTVINALVDMYAKCGMIGDARYIFETVSDKNIIAWNSIISGYSQNGSAYEAFELFHQMRSKSVSPDAVTVVSIFSACASLGALQVGSSLHAYSTKGGLLSSSVYVGTAVLNFYAKSGDSKSARAIFDSMGEKNTVTWSAMIGGYGIQGDSSGSLALFNDMVKENVEPNEVIFTTILSACGHTGSLGEGWKYFNSMCQDYNFVPSMKHYACMVDMLARAGRLEEAWDFIDKLPIQPDLSLFGAFLHGCGLHSRFDLGEVAIKKMLDLHPDRGCYYVLISNLYASDGRWTQVNQVRELMKHRGLSKDPACSITEMDTYKDLSYSRVACLA from the coding sequence atgatgaaaaggCTTCTCACTTTCTTTCATAGGCAAGGTTTTGTTTCTCTTACTAGGAGGAAGCCTTGCTTTCAATTGAGATGTCTTTCTTACACTACCGACCATCCTTTGGAATACCCTTCGATGGACCGAACTTTAGCTTCAATGCACTCGATTTCTTTAAACCCGTGTTTTGCTCTTCTGGGTCTTTGCAGAAACATCGATTCTCTCAAGAAAGTCCACGCCTTGTTCGTTATAAATGGCATTAAAGGTGATCTTTTATGTGACACCAAATTGGTTAGCCTGTACGGTTTGTTTGGGCACGTTGGTTATGCCCGGTTAATGTTTGATCAAATTCCTGACCCAGATTTTTATTCCTGGAAAGTGATGATCAGATGGTACTTTTTGAATGATTTGTGTATGGAGATTATTGGGTTTTACGCTCGTATGAGAATGAGTGTTAGAATGTGCGATAATGTTGTCTTTTCGGTTGTGTTGAAGGCGTGTAGCGAAATGCGGGATATTGATGAAGGGCGGAAAGTGCATTGCCAGATTGTGAAGGTAGGGAATCCTGATAGTTTTGTTCAAACTGGTCTTGTTGATATGTACGCTAAATGTGGAGAAATTGAATGTTCTCGTAAGGTTTTTAGTGAAATTATTGATAGAAATGTGGTTTCGTGGACTTCGATGATTGCAGGGTATGTACAAAATGATTGTGCTGAAGACGCGTTGGTTTTGTTTAATAGGATGAGAGAAGCAATGGTTGAGGGTAATGAATTCACGTTAGGGAGCTTGGTGACTGCTTGCGGAAAGTTAGGGGCTTTACATCAGGGGAAATGGGTACATGGATATGTTATTAAGAATGGTATTGAACTTAATTCCTACTCGGTGACTACTCTTTTAGATATGTATGTTAAGTGTGGCAGCATAAGAGATGCTCGTTCTGTATTTGATGAGCTTTCTTCTGTTGATCTTGTCTCATGGACAGCAATGATTGTTGGATATTCTCAGAGTGGATTTCCTGATGAGGCTTTGAAGTTGTTTATTGATAAGAAATGGTTTGGGATATTGCCCAATGCCGTTACCATTGCAAGTTTGCTTTCAGCATGTGCGCAGTTGAGCAATTTGAGTTTTGGAAGGTTAGTTCATGCTCTGGGGATTCAGCTCGGACTTAAGGATTCAACAGTCATAAATGCTCTGGTGGACATGTATGCCAAGTGCGGAATGATTGGAGATGCTAGGTACATATTTGAGACAGTCTCAGATAAGAATATAATTGCCTGGAATTCAATCATTTCTGGTTATTCACAAAATGGGTCTGCATATGAAGCCTTTGAACTGTTTCATCAAATGAGGTCAAAATCTGTATCACCTGATGCAGTCACAGTGGTAAGCATCTTCTCAGCCTGTGCTTCACTTGGTGCTCTCCAAGTTGGTTCTTCTCTTCATGCTTACTCTACAAAAGGTGGCCTATTATCATCTAGTGTTTATGTTGGCACTGCAGTTTTGAATTTCTATGCCAAAAGTGGGGATTCTAAATCTGCGCGTGCCATATTTGACAGTATGGGAGAGAAAAACACTGTCACATGGAGTGCAATGATTGGTGGTTATGGAATTCAAGGGGACAGTAGTGGGTCCCttgcactttttaatgatatgGTTAAGGAAAATGTGGAGCCAAATGAAGTAATCTTCACAACCATTTTATCTGCTTGTGGCCATACAGGGAGTCTTGGGGAAGGatggaaatattttaattcgatGTGCCAGGACTATAACTTTGTCCCTTCTATGAAGCATTATGCATGCATGGTTGATATGTTGGCCCGTGCTGGAAGGCTTGAAGAAGCCTGGGACTTTATTGACAAATTGCCTATTCAACCAGACCTTAGCTTGTTTGGAGCTTTTCTTCATGGATGTGGACTCCATTCAAGGTTTGATCTTGGAGAGGTGGCTATCAAGAAAATGCTAGATTTACATCCTGATAGAGGTTGTTATTATGTGCTTATTTCTAACTTGTATGCCTCGGATGGAAGATGGACTCAGGTTAATCAGGTGAGAGAGTTGATGAAGCATAGAGGATTGAGCAAGGACCCTGCTTGTAGCATCACAGAGATGGATACTTATAAAGACCTTTCATATTCTAGAGTAGCATGTCTTGCTTAG
- the LOC18610310 gene encoding uncharacterized protein LOC18610310, which produces MGTKVQSKSYLPGYYSMRDLNEDSNSCSWPLYYGDKTLTNGQYYNGFFPRAIADAYPGYDKDALKRTMLEHEAIFKNQVSELHRLYRIQRDLMDEIKKKELQKSRIPIEPSLSSSPLASQITTEDPHKWHIPSFPVANSVCARPSISGVADSHSPLSSVKGSSIQAGPFQPQNGGNSKDVEVLECRPTKVRRKMFDLQLPADEYIDTEEAEQFRDDTASGMSSYLPNGNGKIGPESGGKLLHGDVGKTGQQGDASRSDQCLRGTNSLADLNEPVQIEETNGSAYPELLGHDPYHGGRELPAKPKQELLGLPKGISVNFHHQSDNRSINTIHFENNGNARGFFSHVFEAGHTKSNSMSVSQGFQPEKLPVSSQQAQVLFDKAHDPPTFLLTDQSKADLSRDRMLHCLEVPERNREISNNSHPESIMTSNVPSLNPFASSDMVKPWSHSVSSWEKPSSSLSQKSISVQTPPYLNSSGPFSKSSVISPQSNGIFGEKWQVSSNSRLNPGFGSELPNRNGFYYGSSSASKETGIRFPSISYEYLNCSNDSKGASEQFPTHGSTKPYNCSNSVDMKSTNDVNLNVVLSNSSSNEPVSQRGPQIDGGRKHEDRLPGLPWLRAKPACKNEATSAGRDLNVGELSFSQSSPKHSTNKNETGNCFSQIFTQNMKSVSFSNNVEASRSEISECLHNKKILGIPIFDKPYVSKNESSYTSPYVSVPQPSEGEAENKGRNRLLDINLPCDVNVPDVSQDVVAEDSATEKEPDTKLSSFRHQIDLNSCVTEDEASFVASVPITCVKMTGGIDLEAPLVPEPEDVIHGEELLEKARELPLQSAQSKDDFLQDELIKSAAEAIVAISSSGEYSHFDDVNRYSSETSMTDPLNWFVETISSFGEDLESKFEALLRGKDGDRDESSSEEIDYFESMILNLEETKEEDYMPKPLVPENFKVEETGTTSLLTPRTRKGQGRRGRQRRDFQRDILPGLASLSRHEVTEDLQTFGGLMRATGHSWHSGLTRRNSTRNGCGRGRRRSVTSPSPALAAATTCAPLMQQLNNIEVGLEDRSLTGWGKTTRRPRRQRCPAGNPPSLALT; this is translated from the exons ATGGGAACAAAAGTGCAGTCTAAAAGCTATTTGCCAGGATATTACTCAATGAGGGATCTCAACGAGGATTCTAACAGTTGTAGCTGGCCACTTTATTATGGGGATAAAACCTTGACTAATGGTCAGTATTACAATGGCTTTTTCCCAAGGGCCATTGCGGATGCATATCCTGGTTATGATAAGGATGCATTGAAGCGAACGATGCTTGAGCATGAGGCTATATTTAAGAATCAG GTGTCTGAGCTCCATCGCTTGTACAGAATACAAAGGGACTTGATggatgaaattaaaaagaaagaattacaAAAAAGTCGGATTCCTATTGAACCGTCATTATCATCAAGCCCCTTAGCCTCCCAAATTACAACTGAAGATCCTCACAAATGGCATATCCCCAGCTTCCCTGTGGCAAACTCTGTTTGTGCTAGACCATCTATATCTGGTGTTGCAGATAGTCATTCTCCTCTGAGTTCGGTGAAAGGAAGCAGCATCCAGGCTGGTCCTTTTCAGCCTCAAAATGGAGGTAATTCAAAGGATGTTGAGGTGCTGGAGTGCAGACCCACGAAAGTGAGAAGGAAAATGTTTGATCTTCAACTTCCGGCAGATGAATACATTGATACTGAAGAAGCAgaacagttcagggatgacacAGCATCTGGCATGTCAAGTTATCTTCCGAATGGAAATGGGAAAATTGGACCTGAGAGTGGTGGAAAGCTACTTCATGGTGATGTTGGGAAGACTGGTCAACAAGGAGATGCTTCAAGATCTGATCAATGTTTGAGGGGCACAAATAGTTTGGCCGACTTGAATGAGCCTGTTCAGATTGAAGAAACAAATGGTTCTGCATATCCTGAACTTCTAGGCCATGACCCCTATCATGGAGGCCGTGAACTGCCTGCAAAACCAAAGCAAGAGCTTCTTGGTTTGCCTAAAGGCATTTCTGTGAATTTTCATCACCAAAGTGATAACAGGTCCATAAATACAATACATTTTGAGAACAATGGAAATGCTAGAGGATTCTTTTCCCATGTGTTTGAAGCAG GGCACACAAAAAGCAACTCTATGTCTGTTTCTCAAGGTTTTCAGCCGGAGAAGTTGCCTGTATCTTCCCAGCAGGCACAGGTTCTTTTTGACAAAGCTCATGATCCTCCAACCTTTTTGCTAACCGATCAAAGCAAGGCAGATCTCTCAAGAGACAGAATGCTCCATTGTTTAGAAGTTCCTGAAAGAAATCGTGAAATCTCCAATAACAGTCATCCAGAGTCAATCATGACTTCTAATGTACCTAGTTTGAATCCATTTGCTTCTTCTGATATGGTAAAGCCATGGTCTCATTCAGTTTCTTCTTGGGAAAAGCCTTCCAGTAGCTTAAGCCAGAAGTCAATATCAGTTCAGACTCCCCCATATTTGAATTCATCTGGTCCTTTTAGTAAGAGTTCTGTGATATCACCCCAGAGCAATGGGATTTTTGGTGAGAAGTGGCAGGTGAGTAGCAATTCTAGACTTAACCCAGGTTTTGGAAGTGAATTGCCTAATCGAAATGGTTTTTATTATGGATCCTCATCTGCGTCCAAGGAAACTGGAATTCGCTTCCCTTCAATCAGTTATGAATATCTGAACTGTAGTAATGATAGTAAGGGGGCCTCTGAGCAATTCCCTACTCATGGTTCGACTAAGCCATACAACTGCTCAAATAGTGTTGATATGAAGTCTACAAATGATGTGAATTTGAATGTGGTGCTTTCAAACAGTTCATCTAATGAGCCAGTCTCGCAACGGGGTCCTCAAATAGACGGAGGAAGAAAGCATGAGGACCGTCTTCCAGGGTTGCCATGGCTACGAGCCAAGCCTGCTTGTAAGAATGAGGCCACAAGTGCAGGAAGGGATTTGAATGTTGGAGAGTTGAGCTTCTCCCAGTCCTCTCCAAAGCATTCaactaataaaaatgagaCTGGAAATTGTTTCAGTCAAATTTTTACACAGAATATGAAGTCAGTTTCATTCTCCAATAATGTCGAGGCCAGCAGAAGTGAAATAAGTGAATGCCTGCATAATAAAAAGATTCTAGGGATTCCCATTTTTGATAAGCCTTATGTTTCTAAGAATGAGTCATCTTACACCTCCCCCTATGTGTCTGTTCCTCAACCATCTGAAGGTGAAGCAGAAAATAAGGGGAGAAATAGGTTACTTGATATTAACTTACCGTGTGATGTGAATGTTCCTGATGTGAGCCAAGACGTTGTTGCAGAGGATTCAGCCACAGAGAAGGAACCAGATACAAAATTATCAAGTTTCAGACATCAAATTGACTTGAACTCCTGTGTTACTGAGGATGAAGCTTCTTTTGTAGCCTCTGTTCCAATTACCTGTGTGAAGATGACTGGAGGGATAGATTTGGAAGCTCCACTAGTTCCTGAGCCTGAAGATGTCATTCATGGAGAAGAATTACTGGAAAAGGCACGCGAATTACCCTTGCAATCAGCACAAAGCAAAGATGACTTCCTGCAGGATGAACTTATCAAGAGTGCAGCTGAGGCAATAGTTGCCATCTCATCATCTGGTGAGTACAGTCATTTTGATGATGTCAATCGCTATTCATCTGAAACTTCTATGACAGACCCCCTTAATTGGTTTGTCGAGACGATTTCCTCTTTTGGTGAGGATCTTGAGAGCAAGTTTGAGGCTCTTTTGAGAGGTAAAGATGGGGATCGAGATGAATCTTCCTCAGAAGAGATTGATTACTTTGAATCAATGATTCTGAATTTAgaagaaaccaaggaagaggATTATATGCCCAAGCCTCTAGTTCCTGAAAACTTTAAAGTGGAAGAAACAGGAACTACCTCTTTGCTAACACCTAGAACTCGAAAGGGCCAGGGAAGGCGGGGAAGGCAGCGGAGGGACTTCCAAAGGGACATCCTTCCAGGCCTTGCTTCCCTATCAAGGCATGAGGTAACAGAAGATCTTCAGACATTTGGAGGGCTTATGAGAGCAACAGGTCATTCATGGCATTCAGGATTGACAAGAAGAAACTCTACTAGAAATGGGTGTGGCAGGGGGAGGCGACGGTCAGTAACTAGCCCCTCTCCTGCTTTGGCAGCTGCCACAACTTGCGCGCCATTGATGCAGCAGCTAAATAATATTGAAGTGGGGCTGGAGGATAGAAGCCTTACCGGATGGGGAAAGACAACTAGACGGCCTCGCAGGCAAAGATGTCCCGCAGGTAATCCTCCATCTCTTGCATTAACCTAA